In Chlamydia serpentis, the following are encoded in one genomic region:
- a CDS encoding polymorphic outer membrane protein middle domain-containing protein, protein MKSSLHWFLISSSLAFPLVVSCSTFAAAVEINLGPENSFSGTGTYTPPASTSNADGTVYNFTGNVSIMGAGSPTALTTSCFKENTGNLSFQGNGYQFLIKNMDAGANNAVNNTAAGKTLSLSGFSYLAFIQATNSTLGKGAIKSTGPLSLQSNHSCYFSNNLSDDNGGSLQGSSINLSLNPSLTFQNNTAKGKGGALYSTGALTINNTFNSIQFAQNTAATNGGAIYTEASSFISNNHAVIFAKNSVTGASATGGAIYCSNTATPKPTLTLTDNGNLSFIENSAISSGGAIYTDNLILSSGGPTLFKNNSATATSPLGGAIAIADSGSLSLSADQGDITFEGNTTVKGSSPNQTVTRNAINIGNTNAKIVQLRASQGNAIYFYDPITTSLTAALSEVLNINGPDLIGNPAYQGTIVFSGEKLSDTEAAVPDNLKSTIQQPLNLTGGQLALKAGVTLTAKSFSQASGSTLLMDAGTTLETAEAITVNNLVLNVDSLKETKKATLKTTTASQAITLSGAISLVDSSGDVYEDISWNSPQNFSCLTLTGNTLADVNTTGLASDPIEKNPSHWGYQGNWTLSWQDDAVNQSKVGTLTWTKTGYNPNPERRGTLLPNTLWGSFVDVRSLQNLITIKVRRSYETRGIWCEGISNFLHKDSTKIKKGFRHISAGYVIGATTNLLSDNLITAAFCQLFAKDRDYFINKNRAHAYIGSIHLQHLATLSSPHWFLFRYLPGSEDKQPVLCDGQITYIYTKNNMKTHYTQSPTGQMSWYNDGCALELSASLPHTLMSQKGLFHAYSPFIKLEAAYIHQDSCQERDATFARSFDSSNLINISIPIGITFERLSRNERASYEATFIYVPDIYRNNPDCTTALIINNTSWKTTATNLSRQAAIGRAGILYTFSPYLEVTSNLSMEFRGSSRNYNVDVGGNFSF, encoded by the coding sequence ATGAAATCCTCACTTCATTGGTTTTTAATCTCATCATCTTTAGCTTTTCCCTTAGTGGTAAGTTGCTCTACATTTGCTGCTGCTGTCGAAATCAATCTGGGACCTGAAAATAGCTTCTCAGGAACAGGAACATACACCCCTCCAGCTTCAACATCAAATGCAGATGGGACTGTCTATAACTTCACAGGAAATGTCTCAATCATGGGCGCAGGATCTCCGACAGCACTAACAACATCTTGCTTCAAAGAAAACACAGGAAATCTTTCTTTCCAAGGTAATGGCTATCAATTTCTAATCAAAAATATGGATGCAGGAGCAAATAATGCTGTTAATAATACAGCAGCAGGAAAAACTCTCTCGTTATCAGGATTTTCTTATCTAGCTTTCATACAAGCTACAAACTCTACATTAGGAAAAGGGGCTATTAAATCCACGGGACCTCTATCCCTACAATCCAATCATAGTTGCTACTTTAGCAATAACTTGTCTGATGATAATGGCGGCTCCTTACAAGGAAGTTCTATCAACCTATCTCTAAACCCTAGTTTAACTTTCCAAAACAACACTGCGAAAGGAAAAGGAGGGGCTCTCTATTCAACAGGAGCCCTAACAATTAACAACACGTTTAACTCTATACAGTTTGCTCAGAATACTGCAGCCACCAATGGAGGCGCGATCTATACAGAAGCTAGCAGCTTTATTAGTAATAATCACGCCGTTATCTTTGCTAAAAATAGTGTAACAGGAGCCTCAGCTACAGGAGGCGCTATTTACTGTAGTAACACGGCCACTCCCAAGCCCACATTAACGTTAACAGATAATGGAAACCTTAGCTTCATAGAAAATTCAGCAATCAGTAGTGGTGGAGCTATCTATACTGACAATCTCATTCTATCTTCTGGAGGCCCTACTCTGTTTAAAAATAACTCTGCTACAGCAACCAGTCCATTAGGAGGAGCTATTGCTATTGCAGACTCTGGATCTTTAAGTCTTTCTGCGGATCAAGGAGACATCACCTTCGAAGGAAATACAACAGTTAAGGGCTCCTCTCCTAATCAAACAGTTACAAGAAATGCGATCAACATTGGAAATACCAATGCTAAAATTGTTCAATTACGAGCATCGCAAGGTAATGCCATCTATTTCTATGATCCCATAACTACCAGCTTAACTGCAGCATTATCAGAAGTTCTGAATATAAATGGCCCTGATCTTATAGGTAATCCTGCATACCAAGGAACAATCGTTTTTTCTGGAGAGAAGCTCTCCGATACAGAAGCTGCTGTTCCTGACAATCTCAAATCTACCATTCAGCAACCGCTAAATCTTACAGGCGGTCAATTGGCTCTGAAAGCAGGAGTGACTTTAACTGCTAAGTCTTTTTCACAAGCTTCAGGATCTACTCTTCTTATGGATGCTGGAACAACATTAGAAACAGCTGAAGCGATTACGGTTAATAATCTCGTCCTGAATGTCGACTCCTTAAAAGAAACTAAAAAAGCAACATTAAAAACCACAACAGCTAGTCAAGCAATAACGCTATCTGGAGCAATCTCTCTTGTAGATTCTTCTGGTGACGTCTATGAAGACATCTCCTGGAATAGCCCACAAAACTTCTCCTGTCTTACTCTCACTGGCAATACCTTAGCAGATGTTAATACTACAGGTTTAGCCTCTGACCCTATCGAAAAAAATCCCTCTCATTGGGGATATCAAGGAAACTGGACTTTATCTTGGCAAGATGATGCAGTCAATCAATCTAAGGTTGGAACTCTTACCTGGACAAAAACAGGTTATAATCCCAATCCTGAACGTCGTGGGACTCTACTTCCCAACACACTATGGGGATCATTCGTAGATGTACGTTCTCTACAAAACCTTATAACCATTAAAGTACGGAGATCCTATGAAACTCGTGGCATTTGGTGTGAGGGAATCTCGAACTTCTTACATAAAGATAGTACCAAGATAAAGAAAGGATTCCGTCATATTAGTGCAGGTTATGTTATAGGAGCGACTACAAATCTACTATCTGATAATCTTATCACTGCAGCTTTCTGTCAGCTCTTCGCGAAAGATAGAGACTATTTCATAAATAAAAATAGAGCCCATGCCTATATAGGCTCTATCCATCTTCAACATCTAGCTACGCTCTCCTCTCCACATTGGTTTTTATTTCGCTATCTCCCTGGATCTGAGGATAAACAACCCGTTCTTTGCGATGGTCAGATCACTTATATCTACACAAAGAATAATATGAAGACCCACTATACCCAATCCCCAACGGGGCAAATGTCATGGTACAACGATGGCTGCGCTTTAGAACTTTCTGCTTCTCTACCCCATACGCTCATGTCACAGAAAGGACTTTTCCACGCATATTCTCCATTTATAAAGCTAGAAGCTGCCTACATACACCAAGATAGCTGCCAAGAACGAGATGCGACTTTTGCACGATCTTTCGATAGTTCTAATCTAATTAATATTTCTATCCCTATCGGAATTACCTTCGAGAGGCTTTCTAGAAATGAGCGTGCGTCTTATGAAGCCACTTTCATTTATGTTCCTGATATCTACCGCAATAATCCTGACTGTACTACAGCGCTTATAATCAATAATACTTCTTGGAAAACAACAGCGACAAATCTGTCAAGACAGGCTGCCATTGGACGCGCAGGTATACTCTATACCTTCTCGCCATATCTGGAAGTCACGAGTAATCTTTCTATGGAATTTCGTGGATCTTCACGCAATTATAATGTAGATGTTGGAGGAAATTTTAGCTTCTAA
- a CDS encoding autotransporter domain-containing protein, translated as MKSQFSWLVISSTIACLSACSTVLAVAADTNIGPSDSFDGSTNSGTYTPKNTTTGVNYTLTGDVALQNLGGTTPLTNGCFSDTSEGLTFIGGGYSLYFKNIVSSADGAALSVSVSDKNLSLSGFSSLTFLATPSSVITTPTGKGAIKCGGNLTFTKNAKILVEQNYSEQDGGAINTKTFSLTGSTGSLSFIENKTATGKKGGAIYASSTVDITDNSAPILFSKNTADTSGGAINSGGNCTIKGNGSLVFSGNSVTATAGNGGAISGDADVTISGNQSITFSENQAVANGGAIYAKKLVLSSGGGGGISFSNNIVKNTTAGKGGAIAILSAGECNLSADQGDITFNGNTIAATTGNTTTRNAIDIGATAKFVNFRAMSGHSIFFYDPITANSTANSTDALNLNKADSGSSTIYDGSIVFSGEKLSVDEAKVSSNLLSTFKQPVTLTAGTLALKSGVTIDTNTFTQTAGSYVIMDAGTTLQASTGDIALTNLAVTVDSLGNGKKATISASAASKNVTLSGPITLVDNHGNAYENHKLGKTQDFSFVTLSAAGTVTTTDIPEVPTVATPTHYGYQGTWKMVWVNDGTSSPKTNTATLAWTNTGYLPNPERQGPLVPNSLWGSFSDIQAIQGVVERSALTLSSERGFWAAGVANFLDKDKKGEKRKYRHKSAGYAIGGSTQTPSDNLVSFAFCQLFGSDKDYLVAKNHTDTYAGTLYIQHITECNGFLCHLLDRLPGSWTNKPLTLEGQIAYSHISNDLKTKYTAYPEVKGSWGNNAFNMILGGSIHSYPRYIQYFDTYSPYIKLNLTYIRQDSFSEKGIEGRSFDDGNLFNLSLPIGVKFEKFSQSDDLSYDLTLSYIPDLIRNDPKCKTALVITGASWETYANNLARQALQVRAGSHYTFSPMFEVLGQFLFEVRGSSRIYNVDLGGKIQF; from the coding sequence ATGAAATCGCAATTTTCTTGGTTGGTTATTTCTTCAACAATTGCATGCTTAAGTGCGTGCAGTACAGTTCTAGCAGTAGCAGCGGATACGAATATAGGACCCAGCGATAGTTTTGATGGAAGCACTAATTCAGGAACCTACACTCCAAAAAATACAACTACAGGGGTTAACTACACTCTTACAGGAGACGTGGCACTTCAGAATCTTGGAGGTACTACACCGTTAACGAATGGTTGTTTTTCTGATACCTCTGAAGGATTAACGTTTATTGGTGGCGGCTATTCTCTTTATTTTAAGAACATAGTATCCTCTGCTGATGGGGCTGCTCTGTCGGTTTCAGTTAGCGATAAAAACCTTTCTCTATCAGGATTCTCGAGTCTTACTTTTTTAGCAACCCCATCATCTGTAATTACAACACCTACAGGGAAAGGAGCTATTAAGTGCGGCGGCAACCTCACTTTTACCAAAAATGCAAAAATTCTCGTTGAGCAAAACTATAGCGAGCAAGATGGTGGTGCCATCAATACGAAAACTTTTTCGCTAACAGGGAGTACGGGTTCACTATCTTTTATAGAAAACAAAACTGCAACAGGGAAAAAAGGTGGGGCTATTTATGCCTCTAGCACTGTAGACATAACAGACAACAGTGCTCCTATTCTCTTTTCTAAAAATACTGCAGATACTTCTGGTGGAGCTATAAATAGCGGAGGCAATTGTACAATTAAAGGGAATGGCTCCCTTGTTTTTTCTGGCAATAGTGTTACAGCAACTGCAGGCAATGGTGGAGCTATATCTGGAGATGCCGACGTTACTATATCTGGAAATCAGAGTATTACGTTTTCTGAAAACCAAGCAGTAGCTAATGGCGGAGCCATTTATGCTAAGAAACTTGTGCTATCCTCTGGGGGGGGGGGGGGTATCTCCTTCTCTAACAATATAGTCAAAAATACTACAGCAGGTAAAGGTGGAGCTATTGCTATACTTTCTGCTGGAGAATGCAATCTCTCGGCCGATCAAGGAGACATTACTTTTAATGGGAACACCATTGCTGCAACTACAGGAAATACTACAACAAGAAATGCTATTGATATAGGAGCTACCGCGAAGTTTGTTAATTTTCGAGCGATGTCTGGACATAGTATCTTTTTCTATGATCCTATTACTGCAAATTCTACTGCAAATTCTACTGATGCTTTGAACTTAAACAAAGCAGATTCTGGTTCCTCAACGATTTATGATGGATCTATTGTTTTTTCTGGCGAGAAGTTATCTGTAGATGAGGCAAAGGTTTCGAGTAATCTCCTTTCAACTTTTAAGCAGCCCGTCACGTTAACTGCAGGAACTTTGGCACTTAAAAGTGGTGTTACTATTGATACTAATACGTTCACACAGACGGCAGGTTCTTATGTTATTATGGATGCCGGAACAACATTACAAGCAAGTACAGGTGATATCGCTCTAACTAACTTGGCTGTCACAGTAGATTCTTTAGGTAACGGTAAAAAGGCTACTATCTCTGCGTCTGCTGCGAGTAAAAATGTGACTCTTAGCGGTCCGATCACTCTGGTAGACAATCATGGCAACGCCTATGAAAACCATAAATTAGGAAAAACTCAAGATTTTTCGTTTGTTACTCTTTCTGCTGCAGGAACAGTAACTACTACGGATATCCCTGAAGTTCCTACTGTAGCAACACCTACTCACTATGGTTATCAAGGTACATGGAAAATGGTTTGGGTTAATGATGGTACATCATCACCAAAGACAAATACAGCGACATTAGCTTGGACAAATACAGGGTACCTTCCTAACCCTGAACGTCAAGGGCCTTTAGTCCCTAATAGCTTGTGGGGATCTTTCTCAGACATCCAAGCAATTCAAGGGGTTGTAGAAAGAAGTGCTCTTACCCTCTCTTCCGAACGAGGATTCTGGGCTGCAGGAGTCGCTAATTTCTTAGACAAGGACAAGAAAGGGGAAAAACGTAAATACCGTCATAAATCCGCTGGTTATGCTATCGGAGGTTCTACTCAAACCCCTTCTGATAATTTAGTTAGCTTTGCCTTCTGCCAACTCTTTGGCAGTGACAAAGATTACCTAGTCGCTAAAAATCATACCGATACTTATGCAGGAACTTTATATATCCAACACATTACAGAATGTAACGGGTTCTTATGCCACCTCTTAGATAGATTACCAGGATCTTGGACCAATAAACCCCTCACTCTCGAAGGACAAATTGCCTATAGCCATATCAGCAACGATCTAAAAACAAAATATACTGCGTATCCTGAGGTAAAAGGCTCTTGGGGGAATAATGCCTTCAATATGATCTTGGGAGGATCTATCCATTCCTATCCTAGATATATACAGTACTTTGATACTTACTCTCCTTATATTAAGTTAAATTTGACCTATATACGTCAAGATAGCTTCTCAGAAAAAGGTATAGAAGGAAGATCTTTTGATGATGGAAACCTTTTCAACTTATCTCTTCCTATAGGAGTAAAGTTTGAGAAGTTCTCTCAAAGCGATGATCTTTCTTATGATCTCACTCTGTCTTATATCCCCGATCTTATCCGTAATGATCCCAAATGCAAAACAGCACTTGTAATCACCGGAGCCTCTTGGGAAACTTACGCTAATAACTTAGCACGGCAAGCCTTACAAGTGCGTGCAGGCAGTCACTATACTTTCTCTCCTATGTTTGAAGTGCTGGGGCAGTTTCTCTTTGAAGTTCGCGGATCTTCTAGGATTTACAATGTAGATCTTGGAGGTAAGATACAGTTCTAA
- a CDS encoding polymorphic outer membrane protein middle domain-containing protein, with protein sequence MKSSIPWVLISSMIAFSCYSHLLATEATLSTADSFDGNTASGTFTPLSSASTYSLSGNVFFTNPGKGAALSDSCFKQDTENLTFLGNGHSLNFSFLDSGAHPSAASSTGANKNLIFSDFSLLRFDSSPNVKIPTGLGTLSSAGGVNFERIGRLIFSGNFSTGDGGAIKGTSCSLSEVSSEAIFTDNSSSTKGGAIATTAGTNITNNKGFVRFLFNTATTSGGAINDESSSTLAHNKSLYFERNSAKTTGGAISSSKTGGSAELTLSNNENLIFLENSSGTSGGAISAQKLTLSSGGFTEFRGNNVSSATPKGGAINIESSGELNLSAEGGNIIFIRNTITSSGNTNPPKRNAINIGNNGKFTELRATKGHAIFFYDPITSEGTSSDVLQINNGPVGTPNPYEGTILFSGDTLTSAEFKVAENLKSSFTQPVNLSGGKLLLQKGVTLESTSFNQNASSLLGMDLGTTLQTTSGGITITNLGINVDSLDLKQPIQLTAKGSGSKVIVSGNLNLIDFQGNIYENHMFSHDQLFSLLKITVDADVSTNVDINNLTPSPTETPSSEYGYQGKWTVTWATDTTKNTTEATATWTKTGFVPSPERKSALLCNTLWGVFTDIRSLQQLVEVGADGIEHKQGFWISSMTNFLHKIGTEECKGFRHTSGGYIIGTSTHTPKDDLFTFAFCHLFARDKDCFIAHNNSRTYGGTLFFRHSHTLQPQNYLTFGRAKLPESAIKKFPKEIPLALDLQFSFSHSDNHMETHYTSLQETEGSWSNECIAGSIGLNLPISFSDSHPLFQSFVPQMKVEMVYISQNSFFENSVEGRGFSSGRLLNLSIPIGAKFVHGNVGESYTYDLAGFFVADVYRNNPHSLATLVMSKDSWKIQGENLSRQAFLLRGSNNYVYNSKCELFGHYAMELRGSSRNYNVDIGTKLRF encoded by the coding sequence ATGAAGTCTTCTATTCCTTGGGTTTTAATTTCCTCAATGATAGCTTTCTCTTGTTATTCTCACCTACTTGCTACTGAAGCAACCTTATCGACAGCAGACAGTTTCGATGGAAACACTGCTTCTGGAACTTTTACTCCACTATCTTCAGCTTCGACATATTCCCTATCCGGGAACGTGTTCTTTACCAATCCAGGGAAAGGAGCTGCTTTATCGGATAGTTGTTTTAAACAGGATACTGAAAATCTTACTTTTTTAGGGAATGGTCATAGTTTAAATTTTAGCTTTTTAGATTCAGGTGCACATCCAAGCGCTGCTTCATCAACAGGAGCAAATAAAAATCTTATTTTTTCAGACTTTTCTCTGCTACGTTTTGATTCTAGTCCTAATGTGAAGATTCCTACAGGTCTAGGAACTCTCTCATCAGCAGGAGGCGTAAATTTTGAACGTATTGGTAGGCTTATTTTTTCCGGAAACTTCTCGACTGGAGATGGTGGAGCAATCAAAGGCACTTCTTGCTCTTTAAGTGAGGTGTCTAGTGAAGCTATTTTTACTGATAACTCGTCATCAACAAAGGGAGGAGCGATCGCGACTACAGCGGGCACGAATATAACAAATAACAAAGGTTTTGTTAGATTCTTATTTAACACAGCGACTACTTCAGGAGGCGCTATCAATGATGAAAGTAGCTCTACTCTAGCCCATAATAAGTCACTTTATTTTGAAAGAAACTCAGCAAAAACTACTGGAGGGGCGATCTCTAGCTCAAAGACCGGCGGCTCAGCAGAACTGACACTATCTAACAACGAGAACCTAATTTTTCTTGAAAATTCATCCGGAACAAGTGGTGGTGCTATCTCTGCACAAAAACTGACGCTATCTTCAGGAGGCTTTACAGAATTCAGGGGAAATAACGTCTCTTCGGCAACTCCTAAAGGAGGAGCAATTAACATTGAGTCCTCAGGGGAACTCAATCTTTCTGCAGAGGGAGGGAACATTATCTTCATAAGAAATACGATTACTTCATCAGGAAATACTAATCCTCCCAAACGCAATGCCATCAATATAGGGAATAACGGAAAATTTACTGAACTGCGTGCTACAAAAGGTCACGCTATATTCTTTTATGATCCCATCACTTCAGAGGGAACATCATCTGATGTATTGCAGATCAATAATGGTCCAGTAGGAACTCCCAATCCCTACGAAGGAACAATTTTATTTTCTGGAGATACCTTAACGAGTGCTGAATTTAAAGTTGCTGAGAACCTGAAATCTTCATTCACACAACCCGTGAATTTATCAGGAGGAAAATTACTGCTACAAAAAGGAGTTACCTTAGAAAGTACCAGCTTCAATCAAAATGCAAGCTCTCTTTTAGGGATGGACTTAGGAACTACATTGCAAACTACATCGGGAGGCATCACAATCACTAACTTAGGAATTAATGTAGATTCCTTAGATCTGAAACAACCCATTCAGCTTACAGCAAAAGGTAGTGGCAGTAAGGTAATTGTATCTGGAAACCTCAATCTTATTGATTTTCAAGGGAATATTTATGAAAATCATATGTTCAGCCATGATCAACTTTTCTCTCTGTTAAAGATTACAGTCGATGCTGATGTTTCCACTAATGTAGATATCAACAATCTCACGCCTAGTCCTACTGAAACTCCTAGTTCGGAATATGGGTACCAAGGCAAATGGACTGTTACCTGGGCTACAGATACAACTAAAAACACTACAGAGGCAACTGCAACTTGGACTAAAACTGGATTTGTTCCCAGTCCCGAAAGAAAATCAGCTTTATTGTGCAATACTCTATGGGGAGTATTTACTGACATTCGCTCTCTTCAGCAGTTGGTAGAAGTCGGTGCCGACGGTATAGAACACAAACAGGGTTTCTGGATTTCATCAATGACTAACTTTCTACATAAAATTGGAACAGAAGAATGTAAAGGATTCCGTCATACATCTGGGGGCTACATAATAGGAACAAGTACACACACACCTAAAGACGACCTATTTACCTTCGCCTTCTGTCATCTATTTGCTAGGGATAAAGATTGCTTTATTGCCCACAATAATAGCAGAACTTATGGTGGAACTCTATTTTTTAGACATTCCCATACTCTACAGCCTCAAAACTACTTAACATTTGGAAGAGCTAAGCTTCCTGAGTCTGCTATAAAAAAGTTCCCTAAAGAGATTCCCCTTGCCTTAGACCTTCAATTTTCCTTTAGCCACTCTGACAACCACATGGAGACTCACTATACCTCGTTACAAGAAACTGAAGGATCCTGGAGCAATGAATGTATAGCCGGTAGTATTGGCTTGAATCTCCCTATAAGTTTCTCAGATTCACACCCTCTTTTTCAGAGCTTTGTCCCTCAAATGAAAGTTGAGATGGTTTATATATCACAGAATAGCTTCTTTGAAAATTCAGTTGAAGGTCGTGGCTTTAGCAGTGGAAGACTTCTTAACCTTTCTATCCCTATCGGGGCAAAATTTGTGCATGGAAATGTCGGAGAATCATACACTTATGATTTAGCTGGATTCTTTGTTGCTGACGTCTATCGTAATAATCCTCACTCCCTAGCAACGCTTGTAATGAGTAAAGATTCTTGGAAAATCCAAGGAGAAAATCTTTCAAGACAGGCATTTTTACTTAGAGGTAGTAACAATTATGTGTATAACTCTAAATGTGAGCTCTTCGGACATTATGCTATGGAACTCCGTGGATCTTCCAGGAATTACAATGTTGATATAGGAACTAAACTCCGTTTCTAG